DNA sequence from the Podospora pseudocomata strain CBS 415.72m chromosome 2 map unlocalized CBS415.72m_2.2, whole genome shotgun sequence genome:
AAGGGCAAATCCTGCAAAGATAAAGTACACCCAACCGGCACCACCAAACGCATCGTTCAACGCAGCGTTGACAATGGGGAACAAGTACGCCACGAGGAAGGTAGCCACGTAGCTTGCACCCAGAGCCCAGCTTTGCGTCGCCCCCACAGCCTCCGGGCCCACGAGCTCAGAGGCCATGATGAACGGGACTGGGCCTAGGCCGACAGCGAAGAAGGCCACAAAAAATAAGACGGCAATAGCAGACAAGATCTTGACGTCGAAATGGATCGCAAGAGCCAGGGCTAAAGAGCTAGTACCTTGTCCCATAATGGAAGTCAGCAGGCAGGTCTTGCGTCCAAAACGAtcgggaagaggagaagcagcCATAGTAacgccgaggttgatgatggagatgacgaTGGTGAGCAAAGCTGAGCTGATGGGGAGAAGGTCCTTGAGCAGCGAAACGGAGtacatgatgatggagttgATGCCGCACAGTTGCTGGGCGAACATGATGCCTACAACCGCAATGATGGCGGGCCTGGTGAAGGGATCACGAAGGACTTGTAGAAACCCAAGATGTACCCGAGGGGAGTGCTGGGCACCAGCTGATGGCGTCAAGAGTCCAGAGGCGTCTGCCGAGGTGCTTTCATTGCTGACAAGCAGCGCTTCCTCCTCACTAGTTGGCTTGCTGGCCCCTTGGCCCCAACTTTCCACTTCCTCGTCAATGTTGCTAACCCTGCCGCGAATGCGCTGCAGAACACGCCGAGCGTGGGTGAGGTCGCCCTTGGCACTAGCAGTCCAAGCTGGGCTTTCGGGGAGAAGAGCTAAACCAAGACCTTGAGCAAGAGCAATGATAACGCCGGTGCCCATAATCCATCGCCAAGCACTTCCATAACTCAGGAAGAAGCCCAGAGTTTGAGTGAACAGAATACCGACGTTGATGCTGATTTGGGTGAAGGCGCCAAAGAAACCTCTCtgtgttggtggtgccaCTTCACTGATGTACAAGGGAACGATGACAGTGCTGGCACCGGCCCCAACACCCGTGAGAAAACGACCAATGATCATGGTGGGAACAGAGCCTGCAGAGGTTTCGACGATGGATCCAAGCAAGTAAAAGGCGGCCGTCAATTGCATGGGGAGCTTGCGCCCGCGTGCCGACGTAAAAGGGCCGGATGTGAGGGCGCCGAGAAGGCCGCCGACGGTGAAGACGGCCGAGATGGCGGCAAAGTCGGAACGGCTCATGGGAATACAGTCCACAACATCGTCGGATGAGCTACTCTTGGTAATAACAAGGGAGGCCAGCTGTTGAAGCGCCGAAatgcttttcttttggcaGGTGATAACATCTTCAGGTGCGTTGAGCTCAGCCtatggagatgatgagaatggTCAGTAACTCGGTTTGATGTAGCTTACAACGTCAAAAGAGCTTACCAAGTGAAAGCCAAACTGGAGGGGCCCAAGGGTAGCAATCAGTATCAGTATCACCAAGAACGGCGTGACTTCGTGGAGAGCGGACGCCATGGTGCCACAAGAATACGGGCGTGGGTATCCAAGAGGTTTGGTGTGCTCTCTGATTGTAATATAGGAGGATTCTTCTGCTAACTGGGGCACATGGTGCGACGAGGATAGTGATGACGTTCAAGCAACCTGGCTGCGatggttgtttgggttgggatGTCGTGGTCCAGACCGCTGCTGACAGCTGGAGCTCTAGAAGCAAGGGACGGGAAGCTGGGGAAGTGGGGCGAAGACCCAGGGCTGTCCCGGCTGAATGGTGCAAGAACAGGGGCTTCGATACTGGTTTAATTGCATACAGTGTCTAAATGCATATCCCGCGCTTCCATCACCACTCCATCCTTCGAAGTGTTGAAATTGAGGTACCTATGTATGCCCACGAGGTAAAATTCCAATCTCCAAATGATCCATATAAGCCTGTCTCCAGAATCACACAGCGA
Encoded proteins:
- the HGT20 gene encoding Bifunctional purine biosynthesis protein PurH (COG:G; EggNog:ENOG503NWPR), translating into MASALHEVTPFLVILILIATLGPLQFGFHLAELNAPEDVITCQKKSISALQQLASLVITKSSSSDDVVDCIPMSRSDFAAISAVFTVGGLLGALTSGPFTSARGRKLPMQLTAAFYLLGSIVETSAGSVPTMIIGRFLTGVGAGASTVIVPLYISEVAPPTQRGFFGAFTQISINVGILFTQTLGFFLSYGSAWRWIMGTGVIIALAQGLGLALLPESPAWTASAKGDLTHARRVLQRIRGRVSNIDEEVESWGQGASKPTSEEEALLVSNESTSADASGLLTPSAGAQHSPRVHLGFLQVLRDPFTRPAIIAVVGIMFAQQLCGINSIIMYSVSLLKDLLPISSALLTIVISIINLGVTMAASPLPDRFGRKTCLLTSIMGQGTSSLALALAIHFDVKILSAIAVLFFVAFFAVGLGPVPFIMASELVGPEAVGATQSWALGASYVATFLVAYLFPIVNAALNDAFGGAGWVYFIFAGFALLWAAFVSGRVPETRGRKDADEVWGRTRRVD